A stretch of Physeter macrocephalus isolate SW-GA chromosome 6, ASM283717v5, whole genome shotgun sequence DNA encodes these proteins:
- the PLEKHG6 gene encoding pleckstrin homology domain-containing family G member 6 isoform X16 — translation MSRELCHQQEALWELLTTELIYVRKLKIMTDLLAAGLLNLQRVGLLTEVSAETLFGNVPSLIRAHRSFWEEALGPTLEETRASGQPLDPVSLQNGFLSPAPRPPSCSRACTYPSFPCPLPAPHLCLQFSQRFQPYVLYCLRVKQTMAYAWERQDSNPLFHTFVQWCEKHKRSGRQMLGDLLIKPYQRITKYPLLLQAVLKRSPEARARGALTAMRGTDVVVGVGRAGEGLSRPPATTPPHPDRSGGLISPAHQPADAPGRGAGEPGGRSPAHRALRGPGAVQRGGGEEAGHPVPRSRALCTPPQNLRPFSTLDLMAPVLGVAPEHTRQLLLEGPARMKEGREGKLDVYLFLFSDVLLVTKPLRRADKAKVIRPPLMLEKLVCRPLRDPSSFLLIHLTEFQCVVSSALTVHCPSATDRALWLEKTQQAQVTLQKLKAECPQQKRELLALYQHRDGGGPGPRPSTPSEEGSESSTEGSNCRNPESSTVIPQLVVTEDTDEDAPSVPDDASDSGYGTLVPGSPRAPHFLPNRLRSRALRRDPRRTSSTLDLRDVPLHPQPPDPQAPQRRSAPELPEESVQKGGSLPRGDPPTSSEEEDGTSVGENVVVEALHRARLRGQLSPSPTHTDSAGESPWGSSGDEEEEGPFLGPGHSPSPHPLRAEDMLREIREELASQRIERVPEPGDSRPRKLTRVQLQRMRGLHVIHLDTPLSTSEV, via the exons ATGAGCCGGGAGCTCTGCCACCAGCAGGAAGCGCTGTGGGAGCTACTGACCACGGAGCTCATCTACGTGCGGAAGCTCAAGATCATGACGGAT CTCCTAGCCGCCGGTTTGCTGAACTTGCAACGAGTGGGGCTGCTGACGGAA GTGTCAGCGGAGACCCTGTTTGGAAATGTCCCCAGCCTGATCCGAGCCCACCGGAGCTTTTGGGAAGAGGCGCTGGGGCCCACCCTGGAGGAGACGCGCGCCTCGGGCCAGCCTCTGGACCCTGTCAGCCTGCAAAACGGCTTCCTGTCg CCTGCCCCCCGTCCCCCGTCCTGCAGCCGAGCCTGCACctatccctccttcccctgcccgcTCCCCGCCCCACACCTGTGCCTCCAGTTCAGCCAGCGCTTCCAGCCCTACGTCCTGTACTGCCTGCGAGTGAAGCAGACCATGGCCTACGCCTGGGAGCGGCAGGACAGCAACCCTCTCTTCCACACCTTCGTCCAG TGGTGTGAGAAGCACAAGCGCTCGGGGAGGCAGATGCTGGGGGACCTCCTCATCAAGCCCTACCAGCGCATCACCAAGTACCCACTGCTGCTCCAGGCCGTGCTCAAGAGGAGCCCCGAGGCCCGCGCCCGCGGGGCCCTGACCGCCATG CGTGGCACGGATGTCGTTGTCGGGGTGGGACGTGCAGGCGAGGGGCTGAGCCGGCCTCCCGCCACCACCCCCCCTCACCCAGATCGCAGCGGTGGGCTCATTTCTCCAGCACATCAACCAGCAGATGCGCCAGGGCGAGGAGCAGGAGAGCCTGGCGGCCGCAGCCCAGCGCATCGGGCCCTACGAGGTCCTGGAGCCGTCCAGCGAGGAGGTGGAGAAG AGGCAGGACACCCAGTGCCCCGCTCCCGTGCTCTCTGCACCCCCCCTCAGAACCTGCGTCCATTCTCCACGCTGGACCTGATGGCCCCCGTGCTGGGGGTCGCTCCTGAGCACACCAGGCAGCTGCTGCTCGAGGGGCCTGCGCGCATGAAGGAGGGACGAGAAGGGAAG CTGGATGTGTACCTGTTCCTCTTCTCTGATGTGCTCTTGGTGACCAAGCCCCTTCGCAGGGCAGACAAAGCCAAGGTTATCCGCCCGCCCCTCATGCTGGAGAAGCTTGTGTGCCGACCGCTCCGAGATCCAA GCAGCTTCCTGCTTATCCACCTCACCGAATTCCAGTGCGTCGTCTCCAGCGCCCTCACTGTGCACTGTCCCAGCGCTACAGACCGTGCCCTGTGGTTGGAGAAGACCCAGCAGGCCCAG GTCACCCTGCAAAAGCTGAAAGCAGAGTGCCCCCAGCAGAAGAGGGAGCTCCTGGCCCTCTATCAGCACCGGGACGGGGggggcccaggccccaggccctccACGCCTTCCGAAGAAGGCTCTGAGAGCAGCACAGAGGGAAG TAACTGTAGGAATCCCGAGTCCTCGACCGTCATCCCCCAGCTGGTGGTGACAGAAGACACAGATGAAGATGCTCCCTCTGTACCAGATGATGCCTCGGACTCTGGCTATGGCACTCTGGTCCCAGGCTCCCCCAGGGCGCCCCACTTCCTGCCAAACCGTCTACGCTCCAGGGCCCTTCGGCGGGACCCTCGCCGCACCTCCTCCACCCTGGACCTCCGAGATGTTCCTTTGCATCCCCAGCCTCCTGACCCCCAAGCTCCCCAACGCCGAAGCGCCCCTGAACTGCCAGAGGAAAGTGTCCAGAAAGGAGGCAGCCTTCCCAGGGGAGACCCACCGACCTCGTCTGAGGAAGAAGACGGGACCTCGGTTGGAGAGAATGTGGTAGTGGAAGCCTTACATAGGGCCCGACTTCGGGGGCAGCTCTCCCCCTCCCCGACCCACACGGACTCTGCTGGGGAAAGCCCCTGGGGATCCTCAGGGGACGAGGAAGAAGAGGGGCCCTTCCTGGGACCCGgccacagcccctcccctcacccgCTCCGGGCCGAGGACATGCTCCGAGAGATCCGGGAGGAACTGGCCAGCCAAAGGATCGAGAGAGTCCCCGAGCCTGGGGACAGCAGACCTCGGAAGCTGACTCGGGTCCAGCTGCAGAGGATGCGGGGCCTTCACGTCATACACTTGGACACGCCCCTGTCCACATC AGAGGTGTGA